In one window of Gossypium hirsutum isolate 1008001.06 chromosome A01, Gossypium_hirsutum_v2.1, whole genome shotgun sequence DNA:
- the LOC107916877 gene encoding U-box domain-containing protein 5 isoform X1, which produces MELGATHSVDPPYHSTIKIHRLMCLELKKLVDSISPMFAALESARPGCTLGMRALCSLQSTMDKANLLIQLCSESSKLYLAITGKSLLLRCDKIRKTLEICMIQVREMVPSVLAAKIAGIIDELRSARFQLEASEHEAGAAIIVLLEHDKSASASRKQSEIEALRLSSLRLSITSPFALLIEKRSIKKLLGSVQDTNPNKRKVLTYLLYLLKKHGKLIWQLQPKRTEEESLFSLMKEDGDENDETSGYDFFLPITPDQIICPISKRLLYDPVIIASGQTFERVWIEKWFNEGNQMCPVTNTKLMQFSLTPNLAMKALISKWLLRHGINVPQHVKPVPSLLSLRQPSSCSIASFGTSVLGFRLEMGSVTLDPVSTDSSLDFSDGKSNDEIKSMLPQAAADSHHRIHHHQLSTDGIRVVCLSELDKHSWISQCKAVQNVKGLIEDKDEAQRLTFSNSQVVPVIKFLKDAKDLCDVKMQKVGAEVLLAILSGCRIELPLCHEDVIYLLASLLDSETARECLAILEILSWQQYYKSRIVACGILPSILKLLDTTVTEFNMLALKILWNLSNGSNVGYHITYLGYIPKLVSSLEDPNVAGYCVGIINNIRDIEEARIEAVEAGLCTSIATILESSKKEEQEVGVELLLFLCYENTGYCKMIMTENIIQALSNISVNGSSKGSENALTLLELMDWMNASQCSRSGSRWSQENSNVSSSTSNNSRLKISSYKTLGCLRKKLSRFLWNVLH; this is translated from the exons ATGGAACTTGGTGCTACTCACAGTGTCGATCCTCCATATCACAGCACCATTAAG ATACATCGGTTAATGTGCTTGGAGCTGAAGAAACTCGTTGATAGCATTTCGCCCATGTTTGCAGCTCTTGAGTCAGCTCGGCCAGGATGCACATTAGGAATGCGTGCATTATGCTCATTACAATCGACAATGGATAAAGCCAACTTACTAATCCAGCTCTGCTCTGAATCCAGCAAACTCTACTTG gCAATTACAGGTAAAAGTTTACTCTTGAGGTGTGATAAAATTCGGAAAACTTTGGAGATTTGCATGATTCAAGTTCGAGAAATGGTTCCATCGGTGTTGGCTGCAAAG ATAGCTGGAATTATAGATGAACTTAGAAGTGCAAGGTTTCAATTAGAAGCTTCAGAACATGAAGCTGGAGCAGCTATAATTGTACTGTTAGAACATGACAAATCTGCATCAGCCTCCAGGAAGCAATCCGAAATTGAGGCTCTTCGACTTTCTTCTTTGAGACTGAGTATTACATCTCCTTTTGCTCTTTTAATAGAGAAAAGATCCATCAAGAAACTGCTTGGAAGTGTCCAGGATACAAACCCAAATAAGAGGAAAGTCTTGACTTATCTCTTGTATCTTCTCAAGAAACATGGCAAGTTAATTTGGCAACTCCAACCTAAAAGAACGGAAGAAGAAAGCCTTTTTTCATTGATGAAAGAAGATGGAGATGAAAATGATGAAACTTCAGGCTATGATTTCTTCCTTCCTATAACTCCTGACCAAATCATATGCCCAATCTCTAAGAGATTGCTTTATGATCCTGTAATTATTGCTTCTGGGCAAACATTCGAACGAGTTTGGATCGAGAAGTGGTTTAATGAAGGCAATCAGATGTGCCCTGTGACTAATACAAAGTTGATGCAATTTTCCCTCACACCAAATTTAGCAATGAAAGCCCTTATTTCTAAGTGGCTTTTGAGGCATGGAATCAATGTTCCTCAACATGTAAAACCAGTTCCTTCCCTGCTTTCCTTACGTCAACCTTCTTCCTGCTCCATTGCTAGCTTTGGCACTTCCGTACTTGGTTTTCGACTCGAAATGGGGAGCGTCACACTTGACCCAGTGAGTACTGATTCGAGTTTAGATTTTTCGGACGGGAAATCTAATGATGAGATTAAGTCCATGCTGCCCCAGGCTGCTGCGGATTCCCACCATCGAATACATCATCATCAGTTAAGTACTGATGGTATTCGTGTTGTCTGTCTTTCTGAACTTGATAAACATTCCTGGATATCTCAATGCAAGGCAGTTCAAAATGTCAAAGGGCTAATAGAAGACAAAGATGAGGCCCAGCGTTTGACCTTTTCAAATAGTCAGGTTGTTCCTGTGATTAAATTTTTGAAGGATGCAAAAGATTTATGTGATGTAAAAATGCAAAAAGTTGGAGCAGAGGTGCTTTTGGCGATTTTAAGTGGCTGCAG AATCGAATTACCTCTCTGTCATGAAGATGTTATCTATTTGTTGGCATCATTATTGGATTCAGAAACAGCTAGAGAGTGCCTTGCAATACTGGAAATCTTATCCTGGCAACAGTACTATAAGTCCAGAATTGTGGCATGTGGCATTTTGCCTTCCATCCTAAAGCTTCTGGACACTACAGTCACAGAATTTAACATGCTTGCTCTGAAGATCCTATGGAATTTATCGAATGGCAGCAATGTTGGTTACCATATTACATATTTGGGTTATATTCCAAAGTTGGTTTCTTCTCTTGAAGACCCAAATGTTGCAGGGTATTGCGTTGGGATTATAAACAACATACGTGACATTGAGGAGGCTAGAATTGAAGCTGTTGAAGCTGGTTTATGTACTTCGATCGCCACAATCTTGGAATCCAGTAAAAAGGAAGAACAAGAAGTTGGTGTTGAGTTGCTCCTGTTTCTATGCTACGAGAACACAGGGTATTGTAAAATGATAATGACAGAAAACATAATTCAAGCTTTGTCTAACATATCAGTGAACGGGAGTTCTAAAGGATCCGAGAATGCATTGACACTGCTGGAGCTCATGGACTGGATGAATGCTTCTCAATGTTCAAGATCTGGAAGCAGATGGAGCCAAGAAAATTCAAATGTCTCCTCCAGCACCAGCAATAACTCAAGACTCAAAATATCATCTTACAAGACATTGGGATGTTTGAGAAAAAAACTATCAAGGTTTTTATGGAATGTCCTACATTGa
- the LOC107916877 gene encoding U-box domain-containing protein 5 isoform X3 — translation MIQVREMVPSVLAAKIAGIIDELRSARFQLEASEHEAGAAIIVLLEHDKSASASRKQSEIEALRLSSLRLSITSPFALLIEKRSIKKLLGSVQDTNPNKRKVLTYLLYLLKKHGKLIWQLQPKRTEEESLFSLMKEDGDENDETSGYDFFLPITPDQIICPISKRLLYDPVIIASGQTFERVWIEKWFNEGNQMCPVTNTKLMQFSLTPNLAMKALISKWLLRHGINVPQHVKPVPSLLSLRQPSSCSIASFGTSVLGFRLEMGSVTLDPVSTDSSLDFSDGKSNDEIKSMLPQAAADSHHRIHHHQLSTDGIRVVCLSELDKHSWISQCKAVQNVKGLIEDKDEAQRLTFSNSQVVPVIKFLKDAKDLCDVKMQKVGAEVLLAILSGCRIELPLCHEDVIYLLASLLDSETARECLAILEILSWQQYYKSRIVACGILPSILKLLDTTVTEFNMLALKILWNLSNGSNVGYHITYLGYIPKLVSSLEDPNVAGYCVGIINNIRDIEEARIEAVEAGLCTSIATILESSKKEEQEVGVELLLFLCYENTGYCKMIMTENIIQALSNISVNGSSKGSENALTLLELMDWMNASQCSRSGSRWSQENSNVSSSTSNNSRLKISSYKTLGCLRKKLSRFLWNVLH, via the exons ATGATTCAAGTTCGAGAAATGGTTCCATCGGTGTTGGCTGCAAAG ATAGCTGGAATTATAGATGAACTTAGAAGTGCAAGGTTTCAATTAGAAGCTTCAGAACATGAAGCTGGAGCAGCTATAATTGTACTGTTAGAACATGACAAATCTGCATCAGCCTCCAGGAAGCAATCCGAAATTGAGGCTCTTCGACTTTCTTCTTTGAGACTGAGTATTACATCTCCTTTTGCTCTTTTAATAGAGAAAAGATCCATCAAGAAACTGCTTGGAAGTGTCCAGGATACAAACCCAAATAAGAGGAAAGTCTTGACTTATCTCTTGTATCTTCTCAAGAAACATGGCAAGTTAATTTGGCAACTCCAACCTAAAAGAACGGAAGAAGAAAGCCTTTTTTCATTGATGAAAGAAGATGGAGATGAAAATGATGAAACTTCAGGCTATGATTTCTTCCTTCCTATAACTCCTGACCAAATCATATGCCCAATCTCTAAGAGATTGCTTTATGATCCTGTAATTATTGCTTCTGGGCAAACATTCGAACGAGTTTGGATCGAGAAGTGGTTTAATGAAGGCAATCAGATGTGCCCTGTGACTAATACAAAGTTGATGCAATTTTCCCTCACACCAAATTTAGCAATGAAAGCCCTTATTTCTAAGTGGCTTTTGAGGCATGGAATCAATGTTCCTCAACATGTAAAACCAGTTCCTTCCCTGCTTTCCTTACGTCAACCTTCTTCCTGCTCCATTGCTAGCTTTGGCACTTCCGTACTTGGTTTTCGACTCGAAATGGGGAGCGTCACACTTGACCCAGTGAGTACTGATTCGAGTTTAGATTTTTCGGACGGGAAATCTAATGATGAGATTAAGTCCATGCTGCCCCAGGCTGCTGCGGATTCCCACCATCGAATACATCATCATCAGTTAAGTACTGATGGTATTCGTGTTGTCTGTCTTTCTGAACTTGATAAACATTCCTGGATATCTCAATGCAAGGCAGTTCAAAATGTCAAAGGGCTAATAGAAGACAAAGATGAGGCCCAGCGTTTGACCTTTTCAAATAGTCAGGTTGTTCCTGTGATTAAATTTTTGAAGGATGCAAAAGATTTATGTGATGTAAAAATGCAAAAAGTTGGAGCAGAGGTGCTTTTGGCGATTTTAAGTGGCTGCAG AATCGAATTACCTCTCTGTCATGAAGATGTTATCTATTTGTTGGCATCATTATTGGATTCAGAAACAGCTAGAGAGTGCCTTGCAATACTGGAAATCTTATCCTGGCAACAGTACTATAAGTCCAGAATTGTGGCATGTGGCATTTTGCCTTCCATCCTAAAGCTTCTGGACACTACAGTCACAGAATTTAACATGCTTGCTCTGAAGATCCTATGGAATTTATCGAATGGCAGCAATGTTGGTTACCATATTACATATTTGGGTTATATTCCAAAGTTGGTTTCTTCTCTTGAAGACCCAAATGTTGCAGGGTATTGCGTTGGGATTATAAACAACATACGTGACATTGAGGAGGCTAGAATTGAAGCTGTTGAAGCTGGTTTATGTACTTCGATCGCCACAATCTTGGAATCCAGTAAAAAGGAAGAACAAGAAGTTGGTGTTGAGTTGCTCCTGTTTCTATGCTACGAGAACACAGGGTATTGTAAAATGATAATGACAGAAAACATAATTCAAGCTTTGTCTAACATATCAGTGAACGGGAGTTCTAAAGGATCCGAGAATGCATTGACACTGCTGGAGCTCATGGACTGGATGAATGCTTCTCAATGTTCAAGATCTGGAAGCAGATGGAGCCAAGAAAATTCAAATGTCTCCTCCAGCACCAGCAATAACTCAAGACTCAAAATATCATCTTACAAGACATTGGGATGTTTGAGAAAAAAACTATCAAGGTTTTTATGGAATGTCCTACATTGa
- the LOC107916877 gene encoding U-box domain-containing protein 5 isoform X2, whose product MELGATHSVDPPYHSTIKIHRLMCLELKKLVDSISPMFAALESARPGCTLGMRALCSLQSTMDKANLLIQLCSESSKLYLIAGIIDELRSARFQLEASEHEAGAAIIVLLEHDKSASASRKQSEIEALRLSSLRLSITSPFALLIEKRSIKKLLGSVQDTNPNKRKVLTYLLYLLKKHGKLIWQLQPKRTEEESLFSLMKEDGDENDETSGYDFFLPITPDQIICPISKRLLYDPVIIASGQTFERVWIEKWFNEGNQMCPVTNTKLMQFSLTPNLAMKALISKWLLRHGINVPQHVKPVPSLLSLRQPSSCSIASFGTSVLGFRLEMGSVTLDPVSTDSSLDFSDGKSNDEIKSMLPQAAADSHHRIHHHQLSTDGIRVVCLSELDKHSWISQCKAVQNVKGLIEDKDEAQRLTFSNSQVVPVIKFLKDAKDLCDVKMQKVGAEVLLAILSGCRIELPLCHEDVIYLLASLLDSETARECLAILEILSWQQYYKSRIVACGILPSILKLLDTTVTEFNMLALKILWNLSNGSNVGYHITYLGYIPKLVSSLEDPNVAGYCVGIINNIRDIEEARIEAVEAGLCTSIATILESSKKEEQEVGVELLLFLCYENTGYCKMIMTENIIQALSNISVNGSSKGSENALTLLELMDWMNASQCSRSGSRWSQENSNVSSSTSNNSRLKISSYKTLGCLRKKLSRFLWNVLH is encoded by the exons ATGGAACTTGGTGCTACTCACAGTGTCGATCCTCCATATCACAGCACCATTAAG ATACATCGGTTAATGTGCTTGGAGCTGAAGAAACTCGTTGATAGCATTTCGCCCATGTTTGCAGCTCTTGAGTCAGCTCGGCCAGGATGCACATTAGGAATGCGTGCATTATGCTCATTACAATCGACAATGGATAAAGCCAACTTACTAATCCAGCTCTGCTCTGAATCCAGCAAACTCTACTTG ATAGCTGGAATTATAGATGAACTTAGAAGTGCAAGGTTTCAATTAGAAGCTTCAGAACATGAAGCTGGAGCAGCTATAATTGTACTGTTAGAACATGACAAATCTGCATCAGCCTCCAGGAAGCAATCCGAAATTGAGGCTCTTCGACTTTCTTCTTTGAGACTGAGTATTACATCTCCTTTTGCTCTTTTAATAGAGAAAAGATCCATCAAGAAACTGCTTGGAAGTGTCCAGGATACAAACCCAAATAAGAGGAAAGTCTTGACTTATCTCTTGTATCTTCTCAAGAAACATGGCAAGTTAATTTGGCAACTCCAACCTAAAAGAACGGAAGAAGAAAGCCTTTTTTCATTGATGAAAGAAGATGGAGATGAAAATGATGAAACTTCAGGCTATGATTTCTTCCTTCCTATAACTCCTGACCAAATCATATGCCCAATCTCTAAGAGATTGCTTTATGATCCTGTAATTATTGCTTCTGGGCAAACATTCGAACGAGTTTGGATCGAGAAGTGGTTTAATGAAGGCAATCAGATGTGCCCTGTGACTAATACAAAGTTGATGCAATTTTCCCTCACACCAAATTTAGCAATGAAAGCCCTTATTTCTAAGTGGCTTTTGAGGCATGGAATCAATGTTCCTCAACATGTAAAACCAGTTCCTTCCCTGCTTTCCTTACGTCAACCTTCTTCCTGCTCCATTGCTAGCTTTGGCACTTCCGTACTTGGTTTTCGACTCGAAATGGGGAGCGTCACACTTGACCCAGTGAGTACTGATTCGAGTTTAGATTTTTCGGACGGGAAATCTAATGATGAGATTAAGTCCATGCTGCCCCAGGCTGCTGCGGATTCCCACCATCGAATACATCATCATCAGTTAAGTACTGATGGTATTCGTGTTGTCTGTCTTTCTGAACTTGATAAACATTCCTGGATATCTCAATGCAAGGCAGTTCAAAATGTCAAAGGGCTAATAGAAGACAAAGATGAGGCCCAGCGTTTGACCTTTTCAAATAGTCAGGTTGTTCCTGTGATTAAATTTTTGAAGGATGCAAAAGATTTATGTGATGTAAAAATGCAAAAAGTTGGAGCAGAGGTGCTTTTGGCGATTTTAAGTGGCTGCAG AATCGAATTACCTCTCTGTCATGAAGATGTTATCTATTTGTTGGCATCATTATTGGATTCAGAAACAGCTAGAGAGTGCCTTGCAATACTGGAAATCTTATCCTGGCAACAGTACTATAAGTCCAGAATTGTGGCATGTGGCATTTTGCCTTCCATCCTAAAGCTTCTGGACACTACAGTCACAGAATTTAACATGCTTGCTCTGAAGATCCTATGGAATTTATCGAATGGCAGCAATGTTGGTTACCATATTACATATTTGGGTTATATTCCAAAGTTGGTTTCTTCTCTTGAAGACCCAAATGTTGCAGGGTATTGCGTTGGGATTATAAACAACATACGTGACATTGAGGAGGCTAGAATTGAAGCTGTTGAAGCTGGTTTATGTACTTCGATCGCCACAATCTTGGAATCCAGTAAAAAGGAAGAACAAGAAGTTGGTGTTGAGTTGCTCCTGTTTCTATGCTACGAGAACACAGGGTATTGTAAAATGATAATGACAGAAAACATAATTCAAGCTTTGTCTAACATATCAGTGAACGGGAGTTCTAAAGGATCCGAGAATGCATTGACACTGCTGGAGCTCATGGACTGGATGAATGCTTCTCAATGTTCAAGATCTGGAAGCAGATGGAGCCAAGAAAATTCAAATGTCTCCTCCAGCACCAGCAATAACTCAAGACTCAAAATATCATCTTACAAGACATTGGGATGTTTGAGAAAAAAACTATCAAGGTTTTTATGGAATGTCCTACATTGa
- the LOC107916877 gene encoding U-box domain-containing protein 5 isoform X4: MIAGIIDELRSARFQLEASEHEAGAAIIVLLEHDKSASASRKQSEIEALRLSSLRLSITSPFALLIEKRSIKKLLGSVQDTNPNKRKVLTYLLYLLKKHGKLIWQLQPKRTEEESLFSLMKEDGDENDETSGYDFFLPITPDQIICPISKRLLYDPVIIASGQTFERVWIEKWFNEGNQMCPVTNTKLMQFSLTPNLAMKALISKWLLRHGINVPQHVKPVPSLLSLRQPSSCSIASFGTSVLGFRLEMGSVTLDPVSTDSSLDFSDGKSNDEIKSMLPQAAADSHHRIHHHQLSTDGIRVVCLSELDKHSWISQCKAVQNVKGLIEDKDEAQRLTFSNSQVVPVIKFLKDAKDLCDVKMQKVGAEVLLAILSGCRIELPLCHEDVIYLLASLLDSETARECLAILEILSWQQYYKSRIVACGILPSILKLLDTTVTEFNMLALKILWNLSNGSNVGYHITYLGYIPKLVSSLEDPNVAGYCVGIINNIRDIEEARIEAVEAGLCTSIATILESSKKEEQEVGVELLLFLCYENTGYCKMIMTENIIQALSNISVNGSSKGSENALTLLELMDWMNASQCSRSGSRWSQENSNVSSSTSNNSRLKISSYKTLGCLRKKLSRFLWNVLH; the protein is encoded by the exons ATG ATAGCTGGAATTATAGATGAACTTAGAAGTGCAAGGTTTCAATTAGAAGCTTCAGAACATGAAGCTGGAGCAGCTATAATTGTACTGTTAGAACATGACAAATCTGCATCAGCCTCCAGGAAGCAATCCGAAATTGAGGCTCTTCGACTTTCTTCTTTGAGACTGAGTATTACATCTCCTTTTGCTCTTTTAATAGAGAAAAGATCCATCAAGAAACTGCTTGGAAGTGTCCAGGATACAAACCCAAATAAGAGGAAAGTCTTGACTTATCTCTTGTATCTTCTCAAGAAACATGGCAAGTTAATTTGGCAACTCCAACCTAAAAGAACGGAAGAAGAAAGCCTTTTTTCATTGATGAAAGAAGATGGAGATGAAAATGATGAAACTTCAGGCTATGATTTCTTCCTTCCTATAACTCCTGACCAAATCATATGCCCAATCTCTAAGAGATTGCTTTATGATCCTGTAATTATTGCTTCTGGGCAAACATTCGAACGAGTTTGGATCGAGAAGTGGTTTAATGAAGGCAATCAGATGTGCCCTGTGACTAATACAAAGTTGATGCAATTTTCCCTCACACCAAATTTAGCAATGAAAGCCCTTATTTCTAAGTGGCTTTTGAGGCATGGAATCAATGTTCCTCAACATGTAAAACCAGTTCCTTCCCTGCTTTCCTTACGTCAACCTTCTTCCTGCTCCATTGCTAGCTTTGGCACTTCCGTACTTGGTTTTCGACTCGAAATGGGGAGCGTCACACTTGACCCAGTGAGTACTGATTCGAGTTTAGATTTTTCGGACGGGAAATCTAATGATGAGATTAAGTCCATGCTGCCCCAGGCTGCTGCGGATTCCCACCATCGAATACATCATCATCAGTTAAGTACTGATGGTATTCGTGTTGTCTGTCTTTCTGAACTTGATAAACATTCCTGGATATCTCAATGCAAGGCAGTTCAAAATGTCAAAGGGCTAATAGAAGACAAAGATGAGGCCCAGCGTTTGACCTTTTCAAATAGTCAGGTTGTTCCTGTGATTAAATTTTTGAAGGATGCAAAAGATTTATGTGATGTAAAAATGCAAAAAGTTGGAGCAGAGGTGCTTTTGGCGATTTTAAGTGGCTGCAG AATCGAATTACCTCTCTGTCATGAAGATGTTATCTATTTGTTGGCATCATTATTGGATTCAGAAACAGCTAGAGAGTGCCTTGCAATACTGGAAATCTTATCCTGGCAACAGTACTATAAGTCCAGAATTGTGGCATGTGGCATTTTGCCTTCCATCCTAAAGCTTCTGGACACTACAGTCACAGAATTTAACATGCTTGCTCTGAAGATCCTATGGAATTTATCGAATGGCAGCAATGTTGGTTACCATATTACATATTTGGGTTATATTCCAAAGTTGGTTTCTTCTCTTGAAGACCCAAATGTTGCAGGGTATTGCGTTGGGATTATAAACAACATACGTGACATTGAGGAGGCTAGAATTGAAGCTGTTGAAGCTGGTTTATGTACTTCGATCGCCACAATCTTGGAATCCAGTAAAAAGGAAGAACAAGAAGTTGGTGTTGAGTTGCTCCTGTTTCTATGCTACGAGAACACAGGGTATTGTAAAATGATAATGACAGAAAACATAATTCAAGCTTTGTCTAACATATCAGTGAACGGGAGTTCTAAAGGATCCGAGAATGCATTGACACTGCTGGAGCTCATGGACTGGATGAATGCTTCTCAATGTTCAAGATCTGGAAGCAGATGGAGCCAAGAAAATTCAAATGTCTCCTCCAGCACCAGCAATAACTCAAGACTCAAAATATCATCTTACAAGACATTGGGATGTTTGAGAAAAAAACTATCAAGGTTTTTATGGAATGTCCTACATTGa
- the LOC107916877 gene encoding U-box domain-containing protein 5 isoform X5: MELGATHSVDPPYHSTIKIHRLMCLELKKLVDSISPMFAALESARPGCTLGMRALCSLQSTMDKANLLIQLCSESSKLYLAITGKSLLLRCDKIRKTLEICMIQVREMVPSVLAAKIAGIIDELRSARFQLEASEHEAGAAIIVLLEHDKSASASRKQSEIEALRLSSLRLSITSPFALLIEKRSIKKLLGSVQDTNPNKRKVLTYLLYLLKKHGKLIWQLQPKRTEEESLFSLMKEDGDENDETSGYDFFLPITPDQIICPISKRLLYDPVIIASGQTFERVWIEKWFNEGNQMCPVTNTKLMQFSLTPNLAMKALISKWLLRHGINVPQHVKPVPSLLSLRQPSSCSIASFGTSVLGFRLEMGSVTLDPVSTDSSLDFSDGKSNDEIKSMLPQAAADSHHRIHHHQLSTDGIRVVCLSELDKHSWISQCKAVQNVKGLIEDKDEAQRLTFSNSQVVPVIKFLKDAKDLCDVKMQKVGAEVLLAILSGCRLD, from the exons ATGGAACTTGGTGCTACTCACAGTGTCGATCCTCCATATCACAGCACCATTAAG ATACATCGGTTAATGTGCTTGGAGCTGAAGAAACTCGTTGATAGCATTTCGCCCATGTTTGCAGCTCTTGAGTCAGCTCGGCCAGGATGCACATTAGGAATGCGTGCATTATGCTCATTACAATCGACAATGGATAAAGCCAACTTACTAATCCAGCTCTGCTCTGAATCCAGCAAACTCTACTTG gCAATTACAGGTAAAAGTTTACTCTTGAGGTGTGATAAAATTCGGAAAACTTTGGAGATTTGCATGATTCAAGTTCGAGAAATGGTTCCATCGGTGTTGGCTGCAAAG ATAGCTGGAATTATAGATGAACTTAGAAGTGCAAGGTTTCAATTAGAAGCTTCAGAACATGAAGCTGGAGCAGCTATAATTGTACTGTTAGAACATGACAAATCTGCATCAGCCTCCAGGAAGCAATCCGAAATTGAGGCTCTTCGACTTTCTTCTTTGAGACTGAGTATTACATCTCCTTTTGCTCTTTTAATAGAGAAAAGATCCATCAAGAAACTGCTTGGAAGTGTCCAGGATACAAACCCAAATAAGAGGAAAGTCTTGACTTATCTCTTGTATCTTCTCAAGAAACATGGCAAGTTAATTTGGCAACTCCAACCTAAAAGAACGGAAGAAGAAAGCCTTTTTTCATTGATGAAAGAAGATGGAGATGAAAATGATGAAACTTCAGGCTATGATTTCTTCCTTCCTATAACTCCTGACCAAATCATATGCCCAATCTCTAAGAGATTGCTTTATGATCCTGTAATTATTGCTTCTGGGCAAACATTCGAACGAGTTTGGATCGAGAAGTGGTTTAATGAAGGCAATCAGATGTGCCCTGTGACTAATACAAAGTTGATGCAATTTTCCCTCACACCAAATTTAGCAATGAAAGCCCTTATTTCTAAGTGGCTTTTGAGGCATGGAATCAATGTTCCTCAACATGTAAAACCAGTTCCTTCCCTGCTTTCCTTACGTCAACCTTCTTCCTGCTCCATTGCTAGCTTTGGCACTTCCGTACTTGGTTTTCGACTCGAAATGGGGAGCGTCACACTTGACCCAGTGAGTACTGATTCGAGTTTAGATTTTTCGGACGGGAAATCTAATGATGAGATTAAGTCCATGCTGCCCCAGGCTGCTGCGGATTCCCACCATCGAATACATCATCATCAGTTAAGTACTGATGGTATTCGTGTTGTCTGTCTTTCTGAACTTGATAAACATTCCTGGATATCTCAATGCAAGGCAGTTCAAAATGTCAAAGGGCTAATAGAAGACAAAGATGAGGCCCAGCGTTTGACCTTTTCAAATAGTCAGGTTGTTCCTGTGATTAAATTTTTGAAGGATGCAAAAGATTTATGTGATGTAAAAATGCAAAAAGTTGGAGCAGAGGTGCTTTTGGCGATTTTAAGTGGCTGCAG ACTTGATTGA
- the LOC121219987 gene encoding uncharacterized protein, translating into MSPFYRFARSFIALNYCLFWKEIGGFLSISCSSDSRRFRWLGLLSWIRISADTHLCTDDHEIASFAGISVSTKVPRSEVRPEITVLNGRERDKLLDNALMARQCALMASIWGVEHVLPEASKSCYGAVVFRKP; encoded by the exons ATGTCCCCCTTTTACAGATTTGCGAGAAGCTTTATAGCCTTAAACTACTGcctattttggaaagaaatcggaggatttctttccatttcctGTTCTA gtgaCTCGCGAAGATTTCGGTGGCTGGGCTTGCTGTCATGGATTCGAATCTCGGCAGATACCCATTTGTGCACTGATGACCACGAGATAGCCTCTTTTGCGGGGATCTCGGTGTCAACGAAGGTACCCAGGTCGGAGGTGAGGCCTGAGATCACGGTGCTGAACGGTCGTGAGAGGGACAAGCTACTGGACAACGCATTGATGGCGCGCCAGTGTGCATTGATGGCCTCGATTTGGGGAGTTGAACATGTGCTCCCCGAGGCTTCCAAAAGCTGCTACGGCGCTGTAGTcttcaggaaaccctag